The DNA region CGGAGCATCCCAAAGAAATATCAAGCGTGAAACAATGCGGTGAAAGGCCAAGCCTATCCTGTAAAATGGCTGATGTAGCAGGTAAAATATAATCGGCAGATTGTGTTACAAATACCAATCCTTCAATTTCGTTTTTATTCCAGTTTAATTCAGCAATGAGTTTCTCTGCAGCAGTATAACATAAATCAGATGTGCAGGTACCGGTATCAACTATATGCCGGCGTTCAATACCGGTAGTTTTGATAAGTTTTTCAAGATCCGGCGCCGGGATATTCTGTATATCAGCGTTTTCTTCAATTACAGAAGGCACGCAGGCAGCAAGGCCTTTTATCACAACATTTTTAATATGCAGAAAAGCCATTATTGAGCAGTTACCCTTGAAGCTACAATATCGTAAATATCTTGTATAGTTGATGATTTGCGGATATCGTCGCCGGTTAGCCTTACATCGTAACTGTCATCAACAAGGGCTATTACGGATAGCGCTGTCATTGAGCTCCATTCGTCGTTTTCTTTAAATTGGGTATCTGCAGCAAAATTGTCTGTAGGTATTTCATCGAATTGTTCGGCAAATTGACTGACAAATTGTTGAATATTCATGGTGTTATATTTCTGGTTCAATTATATTAATTAAGTACTTGTATTTTTTTTCATAAGCTTTTCTGTCCATCATCAAATATAGACTATTTTCATCCTCGTTTATTTGGGTGGCAAACATTTTATGAAAGCGTACTACCTTTTTATTGTCTTTGCGCACATCAAAAAGGCATTGTTCAAAACCCAGTTCATCCAGTGCAAATGATGAGATAAAAAGGTCTGATTTGATGGCAGTCAAGATATCACCGCCGGGCTTTATAAGCCAGCTGCCGCTATTGTAAGTTTTGTCCTTAAAGTCATATAAACGTACAACACCAAGCGGTTCGTGGCTGGTACTTTCAAATAAAAAGTAATACTCTTCGCCCCGGGCCTCACGTTCCTTGTATCCGCGGATCCATAAGCGTTGTTGCTCAGGGTCGTTATCTGTTGGCGATAAGTGCCTGGATAGTTTAGGATCGGTTCGCAGGCTTAAAATAAATTCGGCATCGCTTTCTTCAACCAATCTGAATATCAAGTCAAATTTATAAAAAGGGAACTGCACTTATAATGATTTGTAATTTTTGAATCGGTTATAATCTCTTAAATAATCATCTTCAGTGTATAACATGGAAGCAAGTACAAGGCAAATAGCGCCCGACGAAAAATTTGAAATATCGCGCCAGATGCCAGGCTTAATATGCAATCCCATGTATGGACGGTTCAACTGCACTGTTTTTTTGTTGATACCATCATCAATAGTAATGTCAAAGCTGCCGCTGGCCGCCACTATAAATTGTTCAAGTTGTTTATGTCCGTGTGCCGCGCGTGATTCGCCGCCCGGAATATCATATAAATAATATACCCGTTTAACAGCAAACGGAATATGAATATTGTTTTCGACAGGGGTGATGTTGCCTGCGCGATTGTGGATGCGCTGCAAGTGGATAATGTTACAGTCAAAAACGGTCGACGATTTACCTTCCATGTTTGCTGCTTATAAATTGATCAAAATCCCTGATATATTCATTTTCTTTATACTTATCATCGGCCAGGATCAGGGCCAGCGAATTGGTAGAGAAATTCTCGATCTCGCGCCACATCATTTTGGGTACATATAGCCCATAATACGAACGGTTAAGGCTAAATCGCATTTCCTTTTCGCCATCATGAAGTACAACATCGAAGCTGCCGCTAATAGCAACTATAAATTCCTGCAGATTTAAATAAGCGTGGCCGCCCCGCCGTTCGCCGCCAGGTACGTCATAGATCCAGTAGGTACGCTCAATTCTAAAGGGAATATGATTGTTTTCTTCAATAAAAGAAAGGTTCCCCCTGTCATCTAAAAACTTGGGCAATTGTATGATGTGCGGAGCTTCCATATGCTATTATGCCTGGTAACTAACAGTAAAATCAAGTTTAGGGTGAATTACACCCGGAGCTAAAGAGCTGTTACTTCCCTTGCTCTCATTTTCAACCTCAAACCCGATAAAATCATCGGCGCCGAATAACAGGTAACGTTGATTTTCACCAAAAATTAACTTAAATGAATAATTGCCGGCATTTAACAGGTTTGGCGGGATAGTACACCTAACGGTATATAATCCGGTTTTTGAATTGTTATTGGTTGATATAAGTACGCCGTTATGAAACACCGGGATTTCATCGCTGTTTTTTAATTCAAATGTAGCATCGAGGTTAATATCTGCTTTTTGATTAAAAAAGATCATCTCAAAGCTAACACCAGTCGAAATGGAGATGCTGTCGCCGGTAAGCGGGCGGATGATAAATTTAAGTATCCTAATATTTTCATTCCCCGGTGCCGAGCTCAGATCGCCATGATGCTCAAAAGTTGACCGGGTATTGTTATTGGTTTGATAAAAGCTAACAGCTTCGAGCTGTTTGTTTTCATATATCAGCTGCCCGTTCGCAAGAACAATGCCCCGGTTACATAATGTTTTAACGGCAGCCATGTTGTGGCTTACAAATAAAACAGTACGCCCTTCGCTCTTGCTCACCTGCCCCATTTTGCCGAGGCATTTTTTCTGAAATTCGGCATCGCCAACTGCCAGTACTTCATCTACTATCAAAATTTCGCTTTCAAGGTGCGCGGCCACTGCAAAGGCCAAACGAACATACATCCCTGAAGAATAACGTTTAACCGGAGTATCAATATACCTTTCAACCCCCGAAAAGTTCACGATCTCATCAAACTTCTGTTTAATCTCGGCTTTACGCATCCCCAGGATGGCGCCGTTGAGATAAATGTTTTCCCGGCCACTCAGTTCCGGGTGAAAACCTGTGCCCACTTCAAGTAAACTGGCTATCCTGCCCCTTAGCTTTACCGAACCCGTAGTAGGGGAGGTAACGCGGCTTAATATTTTAAGCAGGGTACTTTTACCTGCTCCGTTGCGGCCTATAATGCCAACGGCATCGCCCTGTTCAACTTCAAAATTAATATCGTTCAAGCTCCATACTACATCACTTTCACCCTTGATAGTACGGTCGTTTACTTCACCTATTTTCAAAAAAGGATCTTCCTTACCCCGCAGACGTGCCCAAAAACGCTCCAGGTCGCGGGAGATAGTGCCTGTGCCAAAATCGCCTAACTGATAGGCTTTTGACAGGTTTTCAACTTTTATTGCCTTGCTCATTATACGGTATCAACAAAAGTTTTTTCAACCTTATTAAATATCACTATGCCTGCCATTAGTATTAAAACAGTGCTAACGATGCTGTAAGCTAACAGCTCCCAGCTAAAGCTACCCTTGCCCAGGCAGCCATACCTGAACGTTTCAATTACGGCCGTAATGGGATTAAACTTGATAAGCCAGCTGTATTTGGGATATTTGGCCTGCGCTACCGATAAAGGGTATATAACCGTTGTTGCGTACATTAAAAGTGGTACGCCAAAGGCTACTATAAAAGCGATGTCCCTATATTTTGTGGTAACTGCCGATATGATCATACCCAGGCCCAAACCCAGCGATGCTATCATAATAATAAGCAGCGGCAGCAGCAGGGCTGCTATATTGGGAACGATCTGTTCTCCCTTTAAAACAAAAATAATGTACAAGATAATGAAAAGTAAAACCTGAACCGCAAAACGGATCAGGTTTGACAGCACAATGCTTAAGGGCATAATAAGCCTTGGAAAATATACCTTGCCCAGTATACCGGCATTATCTTTAAAAACAGTTGAGGTTTTGTTCAGACAGTCGGCAAAGTAATTCCAGATGATGGTACCGGCCAGGTAAAAGAGTGGTTTGGGCAAGCCATCAACGGGGATACCGGCCAAATTGCCAAATATCAGGGTATAAAACAGGATGGTAATAACAGGCTGAACAAAAAACCACACCGGCCCTAAAATTGTTTGTTTATAAAAAGAAACGAAATCGCGCCGAACAAGTAATATGAGCAGGTCTCGGTAGTGCCATACTTCTCTGAGTTTAAGGTCAAACAGGCTGCTTTTGGCATTTATTTCAATGTCCCAGTTTTTCGGGAGTATCTCACTCATTTATTAACTGCTCAAGCTTGGTCATATAATCGTGTTCGTTAAAATGGCTGATGCACTTTTCCTGTAAATTTTTGCGGGTATCAGCGGCTATGTGTTTTTGTAAGTGCCCGGTTATAGCGTTATTAAGTTCAGTGAGATTATCAGGGTCGATT from Mucilaginibacter sp. SJ includes:
- a CDS encoding acyl carrier protein, with the protein product MNIQQFVSQFAEQFDEIPTDNFAADTQFKENDEWSSMTALSVIALVDDSYDVRLTGDDIRKSSTIQDIYDIVASRVTAQ
- a CDS encoding GNAT family N-acetyltransferase; translated protein: MIFRLVEESDAEFILSLRTDPKLSRHLSPTDNDPEQQRLWIRGYKEREARGEEYYFLFESTSHEPLGVVRLYDFKDKTYNSGSWLIKPGGDILTAIKSDLFISSFALDELGFEQCLFDVRKDNKKVVRFHKMFATQINEDENSLYLMMDRKAYEKKYKYLINIIEPEI
- a CDS encoding sugar 3,4-ketoisomerase, encoding MEGKSSTVFDCNIIHLQRIHNRAGNITPVENNIHIPFAVKRVYYLYDIPGGESRAAHGHKQLEQFIVAASGSFDITIDDGINKKTVQLNRPYMGLHIKPGIWRDISNFSSGAICLVLASMLYTEDDYLRDYNRFKNYKSL
- a CDS encoding sugar 3,4-ketoisomerase, whose protein sequence is MEAPHIIQLPKFLDDRGNLSFIEENNHIPFRIERTYWIYDVPGGERRGGHAYLNLQEFIVAISGSFDVVLHDGEKEMRFSLNRSYYGLYVPKMMWREIENFSTNSLALILADDKYKENEYIRDFDQFISSKHGR
- a CDS encoding ABC transporter ATP-binding protein, with amino-acid sequence MSKAIKVENLSKAYQLGDFGTGTISRDLERFWARLRGKEDPFLKIGEVNDRTIKGESDVVWSLNDINFEVEQGDAVGIIGRNGAGKSTLLKILSRVTSPTTGSVKLRGRIASLLEVGTGFHPELSGRENIYLNGAILGMRKAEIKQKFDEIVNFSGVERYIDTPVKRYSSGMYVRLAFAVAAHLESEILIVDEVLAVGDAEFQKKCLGKMGQVSKSEGRTVLFVSHNMAAVKTLCNRGIVLANGQLIYENKQLEAVSFYQTNNNTRSTFEHHGDLSSAPGNENIRILKFIIRPLTGDSISISTGVSFEMIFFNQKADINLDATFELKNSDEIPVFHNGVLISTNNNSKTGLYTVRCTIPPNLLNAGNYSFKLIFGENQRYLLFGADDFIGFEVENESKGSNSSLAPGVIHPKLDFTVSYQA
- a CDS encoding ABC transporter permease, which encodes MSEILPKNWDIEINAKSSLFDLKLREVWHYRDLLILLVRRDFVSFYKQTILGPVWFFVQPVITILFYTLIFGNLAGIPVDGLPKPLFYLAGTIIWNYFADCLNKTSTVFKDNAGILGKVYFPRLIMPLSIVLSNLIRFAVQVLLFIILYIIFVLKGEQIVPNIAALLLPLLIIMIASLGLGLGMIISAVTTKYRDIAFIVAFGVPLLMYATTVIYPLSVAQAKYPKYSWLIKFNPITAVIETFRYGCLGKGSFSWELLAYSIVSTVLILMAGIVIFNKVEKTFVDTV